A single region of the Ancylobacter novellus DSM 506 genome encodes:
- a CDS encoding alpha/beta fold hydrolase has translation MRNGYVTTKDGVEIFYKDWGPKDAQPIFFHHGWPLSSDDWDAQMLYFLGEGFRVVASDRRGHGRSAQVSEGHDMDHYAADASAVVEHLDLHNAIHIGHSTGGGQVARYVAKFGLPQGRVAKAVLVAAVPPIMLKTEAYPGGLPIEVFDGFRAALAANRAQFYIDVAAGPFYGFNRDGAKVSQGVIDNWWRQGMIGSAKAHYEGIKAFSETDQTEDLKAMTVPTLVLQGDDDQIVPHKNASALQAELLPDATLKVYPGFPHGMLTTHADVINPDILTFIKG, from the coding sequence ATGCGCAATGGCTACGTCACCACCAAGGACGGCGTCGAGATCTTCTACAAGGACTGGGGTCCCAAGGACGCCCAGCCGATCTTCTTCCATCACGGCTGGCCGCTGAGCTCGGACGACTGGGACGCCCAGATGCTGTACTTCCTCGGCGAGGGCTTCCGCGTCGTCGCCAGCGACCGCCGCGGCCATGGCCGTTCGGCCCAGGTGAGCGAGGGTCATGACATGGACCATTACGCCGCCGACGCCAGCGCGGTGGTGGAGCATCTCGACCTCCATAACGCCATCCATATCGGCCACTCGACCGGCGGCGGTCAGGTCGCCCGCTACGTCGCCAAATTCGGCCTGCCGCAGGGCCGCGTCGCCAAGGCGGTACTGGTAGCCGCCGTGCCGCCGATCATGCTGAAGACCGAAGCCTATCCTGGCGGCCTGCCGATTGAGGTGTTCGACGGCTTCCGCGCCGCGCTCGCCGCCAACCGTGCCCAGTTCTACATTGATGTCGCTGCCGGTCCGTTCTACGGCTTCAACCGCGATGGCGCCAAGGTCTCGCAGGGCGTGATCGACAATTGGTGGCGCCAGGGCATGATCGGCAGCGCCAAGGCGCATTATGAGGGCATCAAGGCCTTCTCCGAGACCGACCAGACCGAGGACCTCAAGGCGATGACCGTCCCGACCCTCGTTCTTCAGGGCGATGACGACCAGATCGTCCCCCACAAGAACGCCAGCGCGCTGCAGGCCGAGTTGCTGCCGGACGCCACGCTCAAGGTCTATCCCGGCTTCCCGCACGGCATGCTCACCACCCATGCCGACGTCATCAACCCGGACATTCTCACCTTCATCAAGGGCTGA